TGGCTGAAAAAGAAAAGGAAGTGGGATATGATATGCTTGAAAAGTTAAGGAAGGAAATTTTGACTGATGGTCTTGCTGTTTATGGCATAGATGCTACTAAGGAGGCAGTGAGGAATGGGCAGGTAGAGATGTTGTTGGTAGAGAAGGACTATAAGCTTAGAGGGTGGATTTGTGAGCAATGTCAGATTGTTGGAAAAGGCATAGCCAACAAATGTTTCAACTGCGGAAATAGCGTGTCTGAAGTGGATGTTATTGAGGAAATAATTGAATTTGCGGAGAGAACAGATACCATAGTAAAATTTATCGATGATGATGAAATAAAAAATTTCGGGCATATTGCAGCATTGTTACGATATAGGTAAAAAAAGGGATATACCACAAAGGATTTTGAGGGAGGAAATATGTGATAAAGGATGAAGACAATGACTTTATAAATCGAAATATAACATGCACCTAAATCTGGCGTTAGGTTCGTGTCGTGCAAGCGATATCAAAAAATATCGACGAAATTCTTTGAGAACGCACCGCTACTATTTCTCACGGGCTTGGTAAAAAAAAGAAAAGGCAAAAAGCAAATTGGGTAGTGTGGGGTATAAACCAAGACAATAAAACAAAAATTAGAGGGGAGAAAGGAGGGGAAGGAAAAAACAACCCTCCTTCCTGAACGTTAGCATCTCAAACCCGCATGTGCCCACATCAGGGCACTTTATTAACACGCAGGTTTTAATCACTGTTATCAAATACTAAACTCCTGTGAGTATATAAGCGAGGGGAGGGGTGGAGTGCTATTTAAAAAACTTCCTACTTTTTCTGTGTTTTTGTTTTGAATTGTATGGACCTTTGCAAAATTGTTTTAACCTCTGTCTATTTATTGTTTTGTGGATAAAGGTGTACATCTAGGTTTCTACAAAGGCACAATCGACATACATGGTGATTATAACATACCAAATGCCCAATGGGATGATAGATCTCACACCATGAGAAGCTTGGCATTTTATTACAGGGATATTATCACATATCTCAAAAACTCAGGCATTCCTCATGTGGACAATGTTTTGAAACTCATACCATGTCCAGATCTCAAATGTAACCGCAAAATAGAACTCAGAGATTACCAGATGGAAGCACTGGAGAGATGGCTGGTAGATAGAAGGGGCGTATTAGTCTTACCCACTGGCTCTGGGAAAACATATATTGCTTTAAAGGCGATCGAGGCCGTAAATTCGCCAGCTTTCATAGTTGTTCCCACCTTAGACTTGGTGGACCAGTGGAAAGAACAGCTGAGTGTATTTGACATTGAAATCGGGGAATATACTGGGAGAGAAAAAAATTTGCAGCCTATAACGGTATCGACATATGATACTGCCTACAATACTGCTGAAAATATTGGTAATAAGTTCAAACTTTTGATATTCGATGAAGTTCATCATCTCCCTTCGGAAGGTTACAGGCACATAGCAGAGTTTTTTGCATCGCCATTCAGAATGGGCTTGACGGCCACATATGAAAGAGAAGACGGGCTTCATGAATTATTCCCAAAGCTCATGGGAGGAAAAGTCTATGAGATAGAGGTTGACGATCTGGCAGGTGAGCATTTATCACCGTATAAAGTAATAAAAATAGATGTTGATCTTATAGCAGAAGAAAAAAAGGAATACGAGAAAAACATGGATGTATTCCAGAACTATATTCGCTACTCAAACATAAAAATGCGAAGCCCGTCCGATTTCCAGAAGATTATCATAAGGTCTGGATATGACCCAAAAGCATGGGAAGCTGTGAGGGCGAGAAATCTTGCCAGGAGAATAGCGTATAACTCAAAATCAAAAATGGTGGAACTGGAAAGTCTGCTTGAAAATCATAGAGGGGATAGACTAATAATATTCACAAGATACAACGATCTCGTGTACAGAATATCTCAGGATTATTTCATTCCATGCATAACTTATAAAACAGATAAAAACGAAAGAGCGGAAATACTCAATGGATTTAGGGAGGGAAAATATCCTGCTATCGTGAGTTCACAGGTTCTGGATGAGGGAATAGATGTTCCAGATGCAAATGTTGGCATAATCATGAGCGGAACGGGAAGCAACAGGGAATATATACAGAGACTGGGCAGAATACTCCGTCCATCAGATAAAAAAGCGATTTTATATGAGATAGTATCAAGTGGTACATCAGAGATAAGAACATCATATAGAAGAAAAAAGAAGAAATAGGAAACATGTTATCGAAAGCCCTTTTGATGGTTAAGAAGCATAAGCCAAATATCAGCCCAGATTTTGCTATAGATGAGGAAATGCTTATGGGGAAAGTAAGGGAATGTTACCGACCCGGTGAAATCCTTGGCAATATCAGGGAGGAACTGAACGGCTTGGAGACTT
The DNA window shown above is from Candidatus Thermoplasmatota archaeon and carries:
- a CDS encoding DEAD/DEAH box helicase family protein is translated as MDKGVHLGFYKGTIDIHGDYNIPNAQWDDRSHTMRSLAFYYRDIITYLKNSGIPHVDNVLKLIPCPDLKCNRKIELRDYQMEALERWLVDRRGVLVLPTGSGKTYIALKAIEAVNSPAFIVVPTLDLVDQWKEQLSVFDIEIGEYTGREKNLQPITVSTYDTAYNTAENIGNKFKLLIFDEVHHLPSEGYRHIAEFFASPFRMGLTATYEREDGLHELFPKLMGGKVYEIEVDDLAGEHLSPYKVIKIDVDLIAEEKKEYEKNMDVFQNYIRYSNIKMRSPSDFQKIIIRSGYDPKAWEAVRARNLARRIAYNSKSKMVELESLLENHRGDRLIIFTRYNDLVYRISQDYFIPCITYKTDKNERAEILNGFREGKYPAIVSSQVLDEGIDVPDANVGIIMSGTGSNREYIQRLGRILRPSDKKAILYEIVSSGTSEIRTSYRRKKKK